A portion of the candidate division KSB1 bacterium genome contains these proteins:
- a CDS encoding T9SS type A sorting domain-containing protein, translating to MKLVKIFSRLTLCLLLGAQGALAQNDFWRQTDGPFGGDIRAFAIDSAGYIFTGTFGAGIFRSTDNGENWSAVNTGLTNKTVLALAMNPATGNIIAGTGSFFLSTPVNGAVFRSTNSGASWEKILDLSNTVVLSLASNSQGHIFAGTLGRGVFRSTTNGASWDSVNAGLTQSAFKTIRALAIHQATGEVFAATDSSGLFRLPPSSNTWERITIGLQQDENIRSLIIRNNGYFFAGTQYSSNALRGRLLRSADGTTWGEVGNGLVGREIITLATNSKGDIFAGTGGFLWSVIGRIFRSTDNGENWTEPDPSFKNPGVQCLAVNASDEIFAGTLGSGVFRSNDQGGSWQASNHGLLGVAIQALALNSSGQIFAGTSGAGIFRGIDVAGNWQPINSGLGNYQVTTLAISTNNQIFAGSAYAGVFRSDDNGETWQARNTGLTGPGVVALATRSNGDVFAGTGNVLSGKNGGVFRLTGNNQNWTRVLNLPENLVLSLALNTNGHVFAGTNGAGIFRATTNDTVWNPVNVGLTNKDVRALAIHAATQEIFAGTAGGGVFRSTDNGDNWVAVNAGLTNKNIRALAISANGVIWAGTAGGGVFYSLDSGTRWNVLNNGLTDKQVLALAIDSSRYVYAGTEGGGVFRSLESTIVPPAVPTLASPADGAVNQPPILTLRWNAAAAAETYHLQVATSSSFATPIVDDSTITTTFRQVGPLPFNTTYYWRVNAKNIAGPSNWSSVWRFTTTAQTTSREVRVVNTNASPGSTVEVPIQLLAQGDENALGFSLNFDTAILSNPQARRGKDASAATLNTNSSQVGSGRFGIALALPAGQSFAAGTREIVIVSFTVNANTTADSARIEFGGQPVVQEVVDASGNVLAATWTAGRVRIETPTSVKETTGEVPSSFALKQNSPNPFNPSTTIKYELPQQVEVKLVIFDLMGRRVRTLVDQRQQSGRYAITWDGRNEQGEVVTSGVYLYQLHAGNFVQTRRMALVR from the coding sequence ATGAAACTTGTAAAAATTTTTTCGCGCTTGACTCTTTGTTTGTTGCTCGGCGCCCAAGGGGCCCTCGCGCAAAACGATTTCTGGCGGCAAACCGACGGACCGTTTGGGGGAGACATTCGTGCCTTCGCCATCGACAGCGCTGGATACATTTTCACCGGGACGTTTGGCGCCGGGATTTTCCGATCCACTGACAACGGCGAAAATTGGAGCGCCGTGAATACTGGTCTGACGAATAAAACTGTTTTGGCTCTCGCTATGAATCCGGCAACCGGGAATATTATTGCCGGGACGGGATCCTTTTTCCTTTCAACGCCTGTAAATGGTGCCGTCTTCCGTTCAACCAATAGTGGAGCAAGTTGGGAAAAAATCCTTGATCTGAGTAACACGGTGGTTTTGTCTCTCGCCAGCAATTCACAAGGCCATATTTTTGCCGGCACGCTGGGGCGAGGCGTTTTCCGCTCCACCACCAATGGCGCCAGTTGGGATTCTGTGAATGCCGGTTTGACGCAATCCGCGTTCAAAACCATCCGGGCGCTTGCCATCCATCAGGCAACCGGAGAAGTTTTTGCAGCGACGGACAGCAGCGGGCTTTTTCGCCTGCCCCCGAGCAGCAACACCTGGGAGCGAATCACCATTGGCTTGCAACAGGATGAAAATATTCGCTCCCTGATCATCAGAAATAACGGGTATTTCTTTGCCGGAACGCAGTATTCATCAAATGCACTGCGTGGCAGGCTTTTGCGATCGGCGGATGGCACGACGTGGGGTGAAGTTGGTAATGGCCTGGTGGGACGGGAGATTATCACGCTCGCGACTAATTCCAAAGGTGATATTTTTGCCGGTACCGGAGGCTTCCTGTGGTCTGTTATTGGCAGAATCTTTCGTTCCACAGATAATGGCGAGAACTGGACAGAACCCGATCCGAGCTTTAAAAATCCCGGTGTTCAGTGTCTTGCCGTTAATGCGAGCGATGAGATTTTTGCCGGCACTCTCGGCAGCGGGGTTTTCCGTTCAAACGATCAGGGCGGCAGTTGGCAAGCCAGCAACCATGGTTTGCTGGGCGTGGCGATTCAAGCCCTCGCCCTAAATTCCAGCGGTCAAATTTTTGCCGGAACGAGTGGCGCTGGCATCTTCCGGGGGATCGATGTCGCAGGAAATTGGCAACCCATTAACAGCGGTCTGGGGAACTATCAAGTAACAACGCTGGCCATTTCCACCAATAATCAAATTTTTGCCGGTTCCGCTTATGCCGGCGTTTTCCGTTCCGATGATAACGGTGAAACCTGGCAGGCCCGCAACACCGGTCTGACTGGGCCGGGAGTCGTTGCGCTTGCCACCCGCTCCAATGGAGATGTCTTTGCCGGCACGGGAAATGTTCTGTCGGGAAAAAATGGCGGCGTCTTCCGTTTGACCGGTAACAATCAGAATTGGACGCGCGTGCTGAATCTGCCGGAAAATCTCGTCCTTTCACTGGCTCTCAATACCAATGGGCATGTCTTTGCAGGGACCAATGGCGCCGGGATTTTTCGTGCCACCACTAACGACACGGTATGGAATCCCGTCAATGTTGGTTTGACCAACAAGGATGTCCGCGCCCTGGCCATCCATGCTGCAACGCAGGAAATTTTTGCGGGAACCGCAGGTGGCGGCGTCTTCCGTTCAACGGATAACGGCGACAACTGGGTGGCAGTCAATGCCGGTTTGACGAACAAGAACATCCGTGCGCTTGCCATCAGCGCAAACGGCGTTATTTGGGCAGGTACTGCAGGCGGGGGAGTCTTCTACTCTCTTGACAGCGGCACTCGCTGGAATGTCCTCAATAACGGCCTGACAGACAAGCAGGTCTTGGCGCTGGCCATCGATTCCAGCAGATATGTTTATGCCGGAACCGAAGGCGGCGGCGTGTTTCGCAGTCTGGAGTCAACCATTGTTCCTCCGGCCGTGCCAACACTTGCCTCACCCGCTGATGGCGCCGTCAACCAGCCACCGATTTTGACATTGCGCTGGAATGCCGCAGCAGCCGCTGAGACTTATCACTTGCAAGTTGCCACGAGCTCCAGCTTCGCCACTCCGATCGTCGATGATTCCACGATTACCACAACTTTTCGGCAAGTCGGGCCCTTGCCGTTCAATACAACTTACTACTGGCGCGTGAATGCCAAAAACATCGCCGGCCCCAGCAACTGGTCGAGTGTGTGGCGCTTCACAACCACCGCCCAAACGACGAGCCGGGAAGTTCGGGTGGTGAATACCAATGCTTCTCCCGGCAGCACGGTGGAGGTCCCCATCCAGCTTTTGGCGCAGGGCGATGAAAACGCCCTGGGCTTCAGCCTCAATTTTGATACCGCCATTCTGAGCAATCCGCAAGCCAGGCGTGGCAAAGACGCAAGCGCGGCCACACTCAACACCAATTCCAGTCAAGTCGGCTCCGGACGTTTTGGCATTGCTCTGGCTTTGCCTGCCGGGCAAAGCTTTGCCGCCGGCACACGGGAAATCGTCATCGTGAGTTTCACCGTCAATGCCAATACCACGGCGGACTCCGCCCGGATCGAATTTGGCGGTCAACCTGTGGTGCAGGAGGTGGTGGATGCCAGCGGCAACGTGTTGGCGGCGACCTGGACGGCTGGGAGGGTTCGAATCGAGACGCCGACTTCAGTCAAGGAAACTACCGGTGAGGTGCCATCATCGTTTGCGCTAAAGCAAAATTCTCCCAACCCCTTCAATCCATCAACGACGATCAAGTATGAACTGCCGCAGCAGGTCGAAGTGAAGCTGGTGATCTTCGACCTCATGGGTCGGCGCGTGCGCACGCTGGTGGATCAACGCCAGCAGTCCGGGCGGTATGCGATCACGTGGGATGGCCGCAACGAGCAAGGGGAGGTTGTCACCAGTGGTGTGTATCTGTATCAGCTTCACGCGGGGAATTTCGTGCAAACGCGGCGGATGGCGCTGGTGAGATAA